The window ATTCCGCTTGTGATGTGCTTCAGAATCTGCTGTGTGCAGGTTGCAGTAAGCATAAGGAATGGAGTTCTTGGAAAATGGGAGCGAAGTTCTCCGAGTCTTGCAAAGGTTGGACGAAAAGTATCACCCCTTTAACATTTAATCAAATGTGCTCTCatcagatatatgtatattctAGAACCATAAGAGTTTgttatattgttgacatttgatatGTAATGGGAAAATATAGAGAAGGattaacaaatataaagaaGTCACTATGTATGTCACTTCATATgaacatacaatgtacatatataattaacAAGAATCAGAACACCTTAAAATTAcctcaaaattaaattaaaactctTACCAGGACTCCAAAATGTGTGTCTCATCTATGGCAATCAGTGCAACTCTGTCACGATACAAACTGGAATTGAGTATTATGTTTCCCCATGACTCGAAATTTAGAAGTGTCTCTGGTGACATATATAGAATTGAATATTCACCTGTCTTTATGcctatataaatattaatatatacccTTTTAGTTCAACTAAAcagtgttaattttttttttgcaagcaAGCTGTACAATTTATTCAAAGataaacacaaaattatatCATACCTTCAATAACCTCATGACTCATCTCATCCATGCCTTTCATGACGGCAGCAGGAATTCCATGATCAAAATTCTGCTTGCACTGATCTATCATAAGACTCTTTAAGGGAGATATGACAATGCAAACATGTCTAACGTCTGACTTCTGTTGATCAAGAATCAAAGGGGGCAATAAAAAACATACACTTTTGCCAAACCCGGTAGGGAAAACACCCACAGTATGctttttttccaaaatactCTCTATCACAGATATCTGTTCGTCTTTAAGATcgaattcaaaattatatagtGGTCTAACCTCTTCGAATATCTTCTTAACATTCACTGCAGCCATAATTATTTACTGTGTGAAATTTGTGCATTACGTCATAAATTCTGCTTTCACGTGAGACAGTTTAAGGGTGTATATTTTCAGACGAGCAAAGAACCATAAAGTTGAGAGAAAGTATGCGTGATTAAACGCCTGCATCATCGATAAATGTCTAAACTAAATAGGTAAACTCATAAAAATAGTTGTCAGTGTTTATTTGTTAAGATACAGGCCGAAATCAAATCAAATGCCGGTTGTTGTGAAGGTAAACACGTGAAACGCGAGttagagttatgcccctttatCACGTGACCAAATAACGagatctcgctactaggtaaacatggctgtcataaggcgagttttttaaaacgatgacattccaaggcgaaggatggccgttcggaaccattgaaaggaaaacaaagtgaCCAGAGTTGGggtaaaatatatgtttaattaataaatccaattaTTTAGGCGGTggaatgcttttaaagtcggatataattcccgaagcgagcgacaAAAAAACGGCGGAgtaaatcggaggtttttacaacgcttggaactgtagctctctggtttgtctatccgaattttttcaaccagagagctacagatctgcagctaactcaaagtctcacaggagatcTAGACAAAtaggctgtttcttttagctaacgtacttttgtacattaacaataatttagtgaattttactagcttttcataatcaatttattaattaataaaatgaaagatgttcaaataaacaataaaattctttctttgaCGATTCAATCGGGTTATGCTAACGCAggttttttctgcaatgtcactaccttcatattCCGAAtgaatcataaaagtttaaatgaACACAGGGTTTTGACACAAtatgtgcaaaaaaaaatcGTCAATATATATAGTACCCCTATTATACTATATATACtgatgtttggttttttttgcacAGATTATGTCAAAACCCTGTGCTTATGAAGGTGTTGACATTTCAATCAGTTTTATTAATATAgtataaaaaatgtgtttttacaCTCGTTTATTAATATAATCGGTGGGTATTCCTatgtcctttccgatatatttcattttatcaaataaaatatacaacatgaaagttgtcatgttgtatattttttttttatgtaaaatgaaatatatgggAAAGGACAGCAGTTTTATTATCAGACAAAAACACATGTACACTGGAAaacgtaaatacatgtatacatatgtatttacatgtaacattgcatgtatgtattttgttaataggataattatattataatcatTTGATACAGCTTTTCAGTTAAATATCCAGCAATTATACATATCTTTTTGTCTTTAACTattttctaatgatttttttgaCATGACAATAATACAATAATTCTGAAAATaggaactacatgtatttgttgaaTCGCATCGTGTAAGGAGCGGATCCACAATTTGGTTTTGGTAAGACAATTTGGTGCACGCTATCATTATTTAGTATTAGAATTGGTGGGTATTGATGGTTTGAACACGTGATTCcctttttttattctttgaagaagattttttaaaatatatacttctatgtatttttaaagtttcttatttgttcttttttttatttagaaaactGCTGTATCAAGTGGGAGAAGAAACCGGACAAGAAGAGTTACAGAACTTGAAAGCGTACCTGTCCTCCAAAGTAGGGGTCGGGAAGAGGACCCTGGATCTGATCCAGGACGTCTGGGATTGTCTGGACGTCCTGGAGGAGAGACTGTCCGACTCGGAAATGTTTCCGTTGCTGAAAACCGTATATGCGGGGGATAAAAACCTATCGGGATTACTGGACGATTTTATAAAAGGTAtgaattaagagagagagagagagagagagagagagagagagagagagagagagagagagagagctgatTTACCATATCAATCCTATCAATCCTAGGTATTGCCATTGTTGGAGCGACTGGCGGACAGACTGATAAGGCCCCTGTGCAAGAAGTGGGTGAGCATGTTCAGGCACAAACCCACGCCCTGGGCACTCAGGTCGAAGATAGGACGGGGTCAGAAGAGGCCACCTTCGACCCAACTCCCAGCGGTGGTTCCACCATGACCGCGGACGGCGCCCTCAGTGGATTCTCCGCCACCACTCTGCCGTCTCGACTTGGGGCCTATGACAAGGGGAAAAATGCAGGTAcgatatgtaaattttaattttaaaaaagcctCGAAATATAAAGAAGTGCAATTTTaaacacttaattttatttatttattcccAATATTTTAGCGTTTTCATTTGTATATGAattatcaattcaatttttttcaaaatcaaatgtgtatgattatttaaaaaagatatttcttagagcatctttgctagccaagagGTTTTGGTCTATATATTCGTCGCCTATGTAGGGGTAGGCGAAATGGACCCCAAAAACTCATGGCTAGAGAAGCTGATCTTTGATACATGACATTGTACGGTAGGATACATTTCAATGAAGATGGTAGTAATGAAAAGATGCGGTAATGTGCTTTTCCAGGGTCAGTGATATGACTTATTTTATCCATTTAGGAATCTGCATTATCTTCAATAACGAAATATTTGCCAATACAAATACACACCCTACCAGAAACGGAACAAATAAGGATAGGGGTAAGTTTACTAGAAAATTTATTAGGCTAAGTGAttatattcaatcatttttagGGAGTGTATGCTTTTGAGAAGAACTGTTACATGtaagtacaaaaattaaaaaaaagtaaacactTAAAATCGGGATATTTAATACAAATGTTTTACAGTCAATCTCACTGATTCCGACTTAAAGAATGTAAACAAATAGATATTTTCTATACCTGtacgaaaaataaaataataaatctatatttttaaataattactaAATTCAGACTTGCTGGAGTACTCATTCAAATTGTTTGGGTTTGATGTACGAGTGTACAATAATACAACGTGCCAGGAAATCAGTTACATACTAGGAGAGATTCAACAGATAGACCATAAGGATAATGGAGCCTTGGTAGTCTGCACCCTGAGTCACGGTAACTTGAACGTGGTATCTGGTGCCTGTGGCCAGGATCTTCTAATCAACTCCATGACGTCACTCTTCCGCGCCGACAACTGTCCTAGCTTGGCGGGAAAACCTAAATTTTTCATCTTTCAAGCCTGTCAAGGAAAAGACACTCAAGATGGTAAGAAGGGTTATTTCTAAAATAGATAATTATTAAATATGCCAGGTATTTTCGAAGAATAAAAAACagataatttaaaatgattgaaaaaacTTCTAATGCCATCTTGTATTCACTTTCAAGGTATTTACAAAGTGTTAGGTATTCTTGTCTATATCTTTATCGGGCTATATAGTAATGGTTATTTTCAGACTATCTAAACCTCCCCCAAGaagatatattataattttctttatttctttagagAGCTTTCCTATAGCAATACTGTAGaaattatgtttcaaattaGATTGAGACTTGTTGGTTTTCTTCTCTAAATTAAGTCAACggctaaaaaaatcaaatttgaaggaaatttGTCGGCCCACATTCATCCTGAGAATAAcgacaattttatcaataatgcaaaaagcgaaaaaaaaaattcaaaccccGTAGTAGTATGACAGATTTTTGAATATACTGCGGTATTTCTATGATATATCAGATAAATAGCtcaatgtgttaaaattttcagTCTGGCATCAAACAAATGCGCCTGTCATGGCAGAGAGCGACACGAATTTGTTTCCCAATAGTCCTATGGCGGAAGTGATGACGGAAGTTCCTCATCTACATCAACTGAATTTGGCGCCCGCGGAGGCCGATTTCCTGATCGCTCACTCCACGATGCCGGGTTACGTTTCCTTTCGGAATGACAAGGGGTCTTTCTTTGTTCAATCCCTTGTCAAGCATCTAAAAGCACACTCACCCAGGTATATACTTGATTTATCCTAAGCTAGCTATACACTTAATTGTAAAACTAGTAAAGAACTACCCGACAATCCGTTTGGGGAAATTTTTtttcgcgtgtcacaaaatATGCGAAAATGGGAAAAATGTGTAACTTTTATTCTTTGCGTCAGTCATtatttgagatttaaaaaacattctTATAAATAGCAAACAATACCGGATATAATTCCTGTGTATTAGAGGTAATTGATATGCAATGTTAAAGCGATTgcgaaaaaagaaataaacaaaattagaccatcgcgaaaattaccggatatacgTGAAAATCAAACATATAAAGCGACAGTTTTTCCAGATACTTGTATTCATAATTCGCGATATCTGTCCGGTAAAATGGAGTAAAAACTATATATTCCATTGAAAGTTTAATGACAGTCtaatgtttgttaaaaaagaatTGCTGACTTAGTCTTGTTGACGTTAATTAATTCTTTTCATGTAATTTGGATTGTCTGCATTTATTTCCCAGAGAGGACGTCATATCCATTCTGGTGGAAGTCAACCGTGACGTCAGTCAAACAATCGGACAAACTAGTGGAGGACAAATAGCGGCCCAGATTCCGGAACCCAAAGTCCGGCTGACTAAGAAATTCTACCTGTTTCCTGTTGAAACCGAGGTCTAGGCTAGACCAAACGGTAttgatatttcaaattaaaattttactcgaatttcttttttaaagtttaataattcttttcatttagtttttttctttaattttttccaaggGGAGGGCGGACTCATGCAGCAGCCTGATTGTTCGTAACCCGCCGCTGGCCAGATGCTGCTCTAAATGAATTGttagtttgtacatgtatttaaatttattgCTACGGTCAGTGATCGTCCCAAgccgatgtttttttttatgttagtGCACACAATATTATGTATAATATCTAGAATCTTATACTTCAATatctatatattgtatatatttaaataatcaatgtATAAAATCTGGTATAATAATGATAAGTTTCAGAATAtctatagatacatgtatactgtaataAAATTGGTTTTCTTAATATTTGTTCTGTGTTGTTCGGCATCCTGATCagcttgtatatataaatgAGATTCAGCTAGGCGAGGGTAGAAGTGTATGCACATGCAACTTCGGGAACTGGTGCCGGATGTTCAAGGAAGGAGGCATGCACCCCCTCCGAGGCCTCCCCAACACctcaatagaaaaaaattgcataaaacatttgggaattcgAAAATACACTTAAAAATACTTGTGAGTACTTTCATTTTATGGAGCCAATTTTTTTATtcgattaaattttaaacccctAAAACATAAAGTGCATGGACGCCCCAGCATACTCTCGTGGAACCtgatttgtaaaattttaataaatgtacatgtgtacTGGGATATCAGTCCTTTCCGTGTATACTGACTGTATTGCTGggtagagaaaaaataaagggACCTAGCTGGTTCAATATTGGAACCACCCAACAACTCCAGAACCTTATCTAAagattttgaataataaaagaGAAATACTTACATGGACAAAATTTAATGCTGTAACCTTGTTTACAGTATACAgcaaacttatatatattatagcattgaatcatgattttttgaagtatacactctcgtaactgcagcggtgtgtgcatacaaattgagtaacgcgcgttaacgcgttatgaaaatttgtatgcacacaccgctgcagttatgagagtgtatacttcaaaaaatcatgatttaatgcttatatttacatatttttaacttcttgttttttctgcaaatgtgattcataccttaaaaatcCTATCTTATcataagggtaagttaatattaatgaagagccacagtaacagccacaagcgtgaactttgatttttgctTGTGAAGTTgtagtttacagcgttcaacgtttttgacgtcataattaaaactcgtcaatttgacctttgactacttgttgcatttagaggcatttgaagatcaaagaatttaatggtaaaaaacacagtagaatgtgtgtgtgtgtatatatatatatatatatatatatatatatatatatatatatatatatatatatatatatatatatatatatatatatatatatatatatatatatatatatatatatatatacacacatacaaatgtacatgttagAGACAAGTGTCTGTATATGCAAATCTAGAACGGGGGTCGGGACACCCGACCCCTCCCCtctggaaaattaaaatttctgaaaTTTACGTAATAAAATTATCGaaaatagccccccccccccctggaacaCAAAGATATCCCTCGCCCCTTTCCTCATCCCCCtggaaaaaaatttctggatccgtcCATGGTCTGCCGAGTAATAAGATGCGCTTTAAAAAACTAAGCGGTCTTGACTGCAAAGgttttatacatgcatgtacgtTTTATATAATGATTTTGCAATACTAAAATCTATGTTTTCTGTATAGCTAAAATTATCATACCcgacttatatatttttttccttttcgtACTTTTTAATTCATTCTTCATAATcctatatatatagtgattatGAATGTCGACATGCAGTTAGTGTACATCTTATATAGTGGTGAGGACTAATCGCCGGAATGGCGACGGAATAGACGTAGTGACATGTATAAAAAGGTCGATAACTTGTGT is drawn from Crassostrea angulata isolate pt1a10 chromosome 5, ASM2561291v2, whole genome shotgun sequence and contains these coding sequences:
- the LOC128186287 gene encoding caspase-8-like, which codes for MEGTMCSCRQLLLEVYDKMNCDDFRILTFLAKDRVNRKRRKENENILDFFDLLERKAIIKCGPEEIDLWFLKQAFLLIGRNDLVSTLVRVGRGSCKQPEEGLFVNIRRKLLYQVGEETGQEELQNLKAYLSSKVGVGKRTLDLIQDVWDCLDVLEERLSDSEMFPLLKTVYAGDKNLSGLLDDFIKGIAIVGATGGQTDKAPVQEVGEHVQAQTHALGTQVEDRTGSEEATFDPTPSGGSTMTADGALSGFSATTLPSRLGAYDKGKNAGICIIFNNEIFANTNTHPTRNGTNKDRDLLEYSFKLFGFDVRVYNNTTCQEISYILGEIQQIDHKDNGALVVCTLSHGNLNVVSGACGQDLLINSMTSLFRADNCPSLAGKPKFFIFQACQGKDTQDVWHQTNAPVMAESDTNLFPNSPMAEVMTEVPHLHQLNLAPAEADFLIAHSTMPGYVSFRNDKGSFFVQSLVKHLKAHSPREDVISILVEVNRDVSQTIGQTSGGQIAAQIPEPKVRLTKKFYLFPVETEV